The stretch of DNA GGCTCGACAACAGGCGAGATTACGTCCAGCTTTCGCCATTGGGCATCAGATGAAAATGTTTTCATCGATGTCGCGTTATTGAGTCACCTCCTGATTCTGGACAGGGAAGCATGAGCAATGTGCACGACGCACAGATCCTGATCTCCATCTGTACTTACAACGAAAAGGAGAACATCCAAAGGCTGCTCCCCATGATCCGGGAGGCCTTGCCTGCCGCGCACATCATGGTTGTGGATGACAACTCACCCGATGGCACGGCCAATGTCGTGCGAGAACTGTCTCAATTCGATCAGCACATTGAGTTGTTTCTCAGGCTGAACAAGGAAGGCCTGGGTGCTGCACAACTGGCATCCTTTCGGAAAGCCTGTGAAAGCTCTTTCGACTTTCTCATCAACATGGATGCCGATTTCAGCCACCACCCGCGTTACCTGCCATCGTTGATTGCCGCGATGGAAACCGCCGATGTGGTCATCGGTTCCCGCTATGTGCCGGGGGGCGGAGTCCAGGGCTGGCCCTGGACTCGCCAGCTGATGAGCTTTCTGGTGAATCTTTATTCGCGGACACTGCTGGGTATTCAGGCTCGAGACACCAGTGGTGCCTACCGCTGCTACCGGTTGGAGACATTGCGGCAAGTGCCCCTCGATCAAGTCCGTTCCAGAGGCTACGCCTTCCAAGAGGAGATCCTCTTCCGTCTGGTTCGCGCAGGTGCCCGTGTGGTCGAAGTCCCCATTCTCTTTGAAGACCGTCAGCACGGGCAGTCAAAGATCAACTGGAAAGTCGCCCTGGTGGCACTTTGGGATATGTTCTGTGTCGCTACTGAGCGACTTCGCCGCTAACCCATCAAGCAGGAAATTTCGACTCAGGCAAAATAGTTACGAATGCGTATGCTCCGGCCCGGGAAACTGGCCGGCATGGACTTCCTGCACATAGGCGCGAGCAGCACTGCGAATCTGCGAATCGATTTCTGCAAACCGCTTTAGAAACCTGGGGGAGAAACCTGGCGTGATACCCAGTAAATCGGGCCCCACGAGAACCTGTCCATCACAGTGTGGGCCAGCACCAATGCCGATGGTTGTAATTCGCAAAGATTTGGTCACGAGTTCGGCAATTTCCGAAGGAATCAGTTCGAGGACAATCCCGAAAGCTCCCGCCTCTTCGGCCGCTTTCGCATCAGCCAGAATCACGTCGGCATTGCGTTGAATCCGCCCTAATCCGCCCAATTTGTGCATTGCCTGCGGTCTCAACCCCACATGGGCCATCACGGGGATATCGGCATCAGCAATCCGGCGAATTGTCTCGGCCTGCAAGGCACCACCTTCCAGTTTGACTGCTGCCGCTCCGGTTTCTTTAAGGATGCGACCGGCATTCGCCACTGCCTGATCGCCATTCACCTGATAACTCATGAATGGCAAATCGACGATCACCAACGCCCGCTGACAGGCCCGAGCCACGATTTCACCGTGATAGATCATCTGGTCGATCGTGACAGGCAATGTCGAACTACGACCTTGCACAACCATTCCTAAAGAATCACCAACCAGCACGCAGTCGACACCAGACTCATCAAAAGCCTTTGCCATCAGGAAGTCGTAGGCTGTCGCCATGGCCAGTTTTTCGCCGCGAACTTTGGCTCCCTGAAAACGGGGAACTGTCATCCTGGGGCCAGTGAATGATCCTTCAGACTGACTGGGAGAAGGGAGCGGTGGATGGTGCGACATGATAAAAATCTGAATCTCATGGGTGAACAGAGCATGGAGAGCTACTGTCGATGATGGCCAACCAGTCCCAGCGAGACAACTTCGACAGGTGGAAGTTCACCCTGAAATACTGAAAATGTGGCCAGACACTCAGCATTCAGCGGCTCTACACCCCCCAAAAATGTGGTGCCTCACCTCAAGTGGTTGGATGAACGACAATGTGCCCTACATGAAAAGGTGACGAAAGCCACCCATGCACAGATGATCAAAATGTGTAACAACCCGAATAGAAAGTGTTTTCATGAACACTACTCATGTGATTTTCTAC from Planctopirus ephydatiae encodes:
- a CDS encoding polyprenol monophosphomannose synthase, with translation MSNVHDAQILISICTYNEKENIQRLLPMIREALPAAHIMVVDDNSPDGTANVVRELSQFDQHIELFLRLNKEGLGAAQLASFRKACESSFDFLINMDADFSHHPRYLPSLIAAMETADVVIGSRYVPGGGVQGWPWTRQLMSFLVNLYSRTLLGIQARDTSGAYRCYRLETLRQVPLDQVRSRGYAFQEEILFRLVRAGARVVEVPILFEDRQHGQSKINWKVALVALWDMFCVATERLRR
- the panB gene encoding 3-methyl-2-oxobutanoate hydroxymethyltransferase, with product MSHHPPLPSPSQSEGSFTGPRMTVPRFQGAKVRGEKLAMATAYDFLMAKAFDESGVDCVLVGDSLGMVVQGRSSTLPVTIDQMIYHGEIVARACQRALVIVDLPFMSYQVNGDQAVANAGRILKETGAAAVKLEGGALQAETIRRIADADIPVMAHVGLRPQAMHKLGGLGRIQRNADVILADAKAAEEAGAFGIVLELIPSEIAELVTKSLRITTIGIGAGPHCDGQVLVGPDLLGITPGFSPRFLKRFAEIDSQIRSAARAYVQEVHAGQFPGPEHTHS